GTCTGATGTTTGGTATGTGCAGAAGCAGCGGATGGTTGACGCTAATTCTGATGCTGATGCTGGCTCACTGCCAGCAATCCAGCGACGATGGACTGGCCGATCTACTGCTGGGAGCCGGACTGGCCCAGGCGGCCTCCTGTAATGCCGACCTGCAGCGCAGCCAGGCCAATCGACAGTTTCTCAGCGGCTTTGAAGCAGTCAGCGATTTCAATGGCTTCTACCTGACGCCGCAGAATTACCAGAACGCAGCCGCGCACGAGTTGCAGAATACAATTGCACGCACGGGCAACGCCCACCGCGGCTACGTCTATGCCAGCGGCCCCAGCTGTCCCTTCTGGCAAAACTGCAACCACCGCGGCTACCCGACAGTACAATTGCACAAGAGCAGTCAGGGCTCTTTCCGTACGCCTGTCTACATCGAAATCTATACGCGACTGGACATGAACGTCGCCGACCAACAGTGGTTCAGCTTTATGACGCTCTCTGCCGATGCCTCTGACAGTTGGTCGCGCGTGGTGCTGGTCAATCTTGGCAATCTCAATCGCGGAACCACGAACTTCGTCCACCTGATGCACGTTCCATTGCATGGTCAGAGCAACTGGAGTTACCAGACGACGGAAACGAACTCGCCAGCGCCCTACGTCAATGGCGCCTTTGTACGGATCGAGGCTTGCATCGATTTCGATCCCAATACAGGCTTTGCCAGGGTGCGCCAGAACGGGGTACTGGTCTCGGAAGCGCCGGTACGCGGGGCCTGCGGCGTTCTGCATCAGGCGCACTTTGGTCTGTATGCCATTCCGACGATCAGCAGCGGTTCGATCTACAATGACGACCTGACAATTCGCGAAGTGAGCGCCTGCCCCTTTTGA
This DNA window, taken from Leptospirales bacterium, encodes the following:
- a CDS encoding polysaccharide lyase yields the protein MCRSSGWLTLILMLMLAHCQQSSDDGLADLLLGAGLAQAASCNADLQRSQANRQFLSGFEAVSDFNGFYLTPQNYQNAAAHELQNTIARTGNAHRGYVYASGPSCPFWQNCNHRGYPTVQLHKSSQGSFRTPVYIEIYTRLDMNVADQQWFSFMTLSADASDSWSRVVLVNLGNLNRGTTNFVHLMHVPLHGQSNWSYQTTETNSPAPYVNGAFVRIEACIDFDPNTGFARVRQNGVLVSEAPVRGACGVLHQAHFGLYAIPTISSGSIYNDDLTIREVSACPF